A DNA window from Brassica napus cultivar Da-Ae chromosome C1, Da-Ae, whole genome shotgun sequence contains the following coding sequences:
- the LOC125580100 gene encoding tubulin-folding cofactor B-like, whose translation VFCGAFKRFQLHIVDLDPSSVTTGGWLEDTSLVEKYNISEEDYAKRTDSFRKFKEKRVSQNPAASEVKVGDRCQFEAGEKRGVVKYVGRAESLGPGYWVGIQYDEPLGKHDGMYVNFFLYYSHIKFELLHSIKYIQQVFSCSPTLFPLAAHVSVLVKPL comes from the exons GTCTTTTGTGGTGCTTTCAAAAGGTTTCAGTTGCACATAGTGGATCTTGATCCTTCCTCGGTCACAACTGGAGGCTGGCTTGAAGATACCTCATTAGTTGAGAAGTATAACATCTCAGAAGAGGACTATGCTAAACGAACTG ACAGTTTTAGGAAGTTCAAAGAAAAAAGAGTGTCTCAGAATCCAGCTGCTTCTGAGGTTAAG gtGGGAGATAGATGCCAATTTGAGGCAGGGGAGAAAAGAGGAGTGGTCAAATATGTTGGAAGAGCAGAGTCGTTGGGTCCTGGCTATTGGGTTGGGATCCAGTATGATGAACCCCTTGGCAAACACGATGGCATGTATGTAAACTTCTTTCTATATTATAGTCACATTAAGTTTGAACTCCTTCACAGTATAAAGTACATACAACAAGTCTTTTCTTGTTCTCCAACTTTGTTTCCACTTGCAGCTCATGTTTCTGTGCTAGTAAAACCTCTTTGA